One part of the Tolypothrix sp. NIES-4075 genome encodes these proteins:
- the cas2 gene encoding CRISPR-associated endonuclease Cas2 codes for MLVLVVYDIPDDKRRTKLSNFLEGYGRRVQFSVFECFLSLEEMRQLFEKSKKLVKPSEDNVRFYWISEEAVSRVLTIGSEEPAAPPNYYVI; via the coding sequence ATGTTAGTGCTTGTTGTATATGATATTCCTGATGATAAAAGACGCACTAAGTTATCCAATTTTCTAGAGGGTTATGGACGAAGAGTACAATTTTCCGTGTTTGAGTGTTTTTTAAGTTTGGAGGAAATGCGGCAACTGTTTGAGAAATCAAAAAAACTTGTTAAACCATCTGAGGATAATGTGCGATTTTATTGGATATCGGAAGAGGCTGTTTCCAGAGTGTTAACTATTGGTAGTGAAGAACCAGCAGCACCCCCAAATTATTATGTTATCTAG
- the cas1 gene encoding CRISPR-associated endonuclease Cas1, which yields MQKNEITHLNEEKDGDTINIAYLHQPFLAEVETEILPESEEDNSPFQTNIWNLEMAAIYLIEQGTSIYKDYQRFIIHVSEKPKLEVPIREVQQILVFGNIQLSTPVINACLQDKIAVLFLSQSGQYHGHLWSEESTNLDNQLIQIERRNDDYFQFNVSKAVVLGKLMNSKQLLMRLNRKRKLEDVEKAIYGINQDIDALEYVDNLDSLRGYEGIAAARYFPAFGKLITNSAFSFSQRFRQPPIDEVNSLLSFGYTLLFNNVLSFLIAEGLSPYIGNFHYGERQKPYLAFDLMEEFRSPIVDSLVLNIINHSLFKSKDFDVVASTGGVYLSQSARKVFLKQFETRMNEQVSHPDLISQVTYRHAIQLQIRRYKRCLLSGVAYESFLRAG from the coding sequence GTGCAAAAAAACGAGATTACTCATTTAAATGAGGAGAAAGACGGAGATACAATAAATATTGCTTATTTACATCAACCTTTTCTTGCAGAAGTAGAAACAGAAATACTTCCAGAAAGTGAAGAGGATAATAGCCCTTTTCAAACAAATATTTGGAATTTAGAAATGGCAGCTATTTACTTAATTGAACAAGGAACTTCAATTTATAAAGATTATCAACGTTTTATCATTCATGTCTCAGAAAAGCCTAAGCTTGAAGTCCCAATACGGGAAGTGCAGCAAATTCTTGTTTTTGGCAATATTCAATTATCAACTCCTGTAATTAATGCTTGTCTGCAAGATAAAATTGCTGTGTTATTTCTCAGTCAATCGGGACAATATCACGGTCATTTGTGGAGTGAGGAGTCTACTAATTTGGATAATCAGCTAATTCAAATTGAGAGACGGAATGATGATTATTTTCAATTTAACGTATCCAAAGCTGTTGTTTTAGGTAAGTTAATGAATTCTAAGCAGCTATTAATGCGATTAAATCGTAAACGTAAATTAGAAGATGTGGAAAAGGCTATTTATGGTATTAATCAAGATATTGATGCCCTAGAATATGTAGATAATTTGGATTCATTGCGGGGTTATGAAGGTATTGCTGCTGCCAGATATTTTCCAGCTTTTGGAAAGTTGATTACTAATTCTGCTTTTAGTTTTTCTCAGAGATTTCGTCAACCTCCTATTGATGAAGTTAATTCTTTATTAAGTTTTGGTTACACCCTTTTGTTTAATAATGTGTTGAGTTTTCTCATTGCAGAAGGGCTTTCCCCATATATTGGTAATTTTCATTATGGTGAGAGACAGAAGCCATATTTGGCTTTCGATTTGATGGAGGAATTTCGCTCTCCCATTGTGGACAGTTTGGTGTTAAATATTATTAATCATTCTTTATTTAAATCGAAGGATTTTGATGTAGTTGCGAGTACAGGAGGAGTGTATTTAAGTCAATCAGCACGAAAAGTTTTTTTGAAACAGTTTGAAACTCGGATGAATGAACAAGTTTCTCATCCAGATTTAATATCTCAAGTGACATACAGACATGCAATTCAGTTGCAGATAAGAAGATATAAACGTTGTTTGTTATCTGGGGTTGCCTATGAATCTTTTTTGAGGGCAGGTTAG
- a CDS encoding reverse transcriptase domain-containing protein has product MIDIASRFLDINNFQRAWLKVAENRGCAGVDGETISSFAGNQTVNIYQLLNAVANSTYQPLPCKQVIIPKKNGTQRELKIPTVRDRIVQQALLNVLCPLMEDKFSPVSFAYRPNLSYINAVEKIADWRDMGYVWVLDADIVKFFDNIDHSRLLKEVRLHIDNPGFLCLIKSWISVGVLTQEGLILPQKGIPQGAVISPILANIYLHEFDELVSATDLKIVRYADDFMVLSRSQERILSAKLEIINLLDSMGLTINTEKTQVTNFERGFRFLGHGFLENAIFPVDANKVKLKSGIKEKQEKKQGKNSSKKKVEKNLH; this is encoded by the coding sequence ATGATTGATATTGCTAGCAGATTTCTCGATATCAATAATTTTCAACGTGCTTGGTTAAAGGTTGCCGAAAATCGTGGTTGTGCGGGGGTAGATGGAGAAACAATTAGTAGTTTTGCTGGCAATCAAACAGTTAATATTTATCAATTACTCAATGCAGTAGCTAATAGTACTTATCAACCTCTCCCTTGCAAGCAGGTAATTATTCCTAAAAAAAACGGCACGCAAAGAGAGTTGAAAATACCAACAGTTAGGGACAGAATTGTTCAGCAGGCTTTATTAAATGTGCTGTGCCCATTAATGGAGGATAAATTTTCACCTGTAAGTTTTGCCTATCGTCCCAATTTATCTTATATCAATGCGGTAGAGAAAATCGCTGATTGGCGAGATATGGGTTATGTTTGGGTGTTAGATGCAGATATTGTGAAGTTTTTTGATAACATTGACCATTCTAGGTTATTAAAAGAGGTAAGGTTACATATAGATAATCCGGGTTTTTTATGTTTAATAAAATCTTGGATATCCGTTGGAGTGTTAACACAAGAAGGATTGATATTACCACAAAAAGGTATACCGCAAGGTGCGGTCATTTCTCCCATTTTGGCGAATATATATCTACATGAATTTGATGAATTAGTGAGTGCAACTGATTTAAAAATTGTGCGTTATGCCGATGATTTTATGGTTTTATCGCGCAGTCAAGAACGAATTTTATCAGCAAAGTTAGAAATTATTAATTTGTTGGATTCAATGGGGTTGACAATAAATACCGAGAAAACACAAGTTACTAATTTTGAGCGTGGTTTTCGGTTTTTAGGTCATGGTTTTTTAGAAAATGCGATTTTCCCTGTAGATGCGAATAAAGTTAAGTTGAAGTCGGGGATAAAGGAGAAGCAAGAAAAAAAACAAGGTAAAAATTCTAGTAAAAAAAAAGTCGAGAAAAATCTCCATTAG
- a CDS encoding HD domain-containing protein: MLNATETPKLTHRFEQALVYATRLHAKQTRKGGNVPYISHLLSVAALVLENGGDEDEAIAALLHDAVEDQGGTATREVILNMFGVKVIEIVDGCTDADTIPKPPWQERKQQYIEKLRHASASIRRVALADKLHNARSILSDLYKEGEATWEKFKGGKDGTLWYYHTLLEVFLETDANSWIVQEFNRIVSEFNKKE; encoded by the coding sequence ATGTTAAACGCAACAGAAACACCAAAATTAACTCATCGTTTTGAACAAGCTTTGGTTTACGCTACCAGACTCCACGCTAAACAAACTAGAAAAGGAGGTAATGTACCTTACATTAGTCACCTATTAAGTGTAGCAGCACTGGTATTAGAAAATGGTGGTGATGAAGATGAAGCGATCGCTGCGTTATTACATGATGCAGTCGAAGACCAAGGAGGGACAGCAACCCGTGAAGTGATTTTAAATATGTTTGGTGTAAAAGTCATCGAAATAGTTGATGGTTGCACCGATGCAGATACTATACCAAAACCGCCTTGGCAAGAACGCAAACAGCAATATATTGAAAAATTGCGTCATGCTTCAGCTTCAATTCGTAGAGTAGCGCTAGCAGATAAATTGCATAATGCACGCAGTATTTTAAGTGATTTATACAAAGAAGGGGAAGCAACTTGGGAAAAGTTTAAAGGTGGTAAGGATGGTACATTATGGTATTACCACACTCTCTTGGAAGTATTTTTAGAAACGGATGCTAATTCTTGGATCGTACAGGAATTCAATCGAATTGTTAGTGAGTTTAACAAGAAAGAATAG
- a CDS encoding TIGR03985 family CRISPR-associated protein, translated as MKREVFNYPPTVEVLKLLTPGSLKQNLAKAVRLWVILRSLYGDDGDEVKLELTEEFTFLEWRDLFFLDAKKHHLRDKAPSLHHEGCRCTTKLTDWLFNSNLSIEKSKWHCSFKQYYYLQDDELDKLLLTGTINNTKCSKQKDKSVDTNNQIKSHHFSKSLSEGRLFAVTSRNLKDHDFQSLVNFGWLKKASDRGKETQDKYLKVDEFPQFILATLEDVETCLEQFTNEELSAFNNFLSQPINNVQRFFIHAEYIVHPQLYNRVESLQKKLKKIWTQDKVPLIKLTYQSAKLFQDTVDCIVYPVCIYYYQRAPYLFAYGQTPKQDENKPWSKIDWYDYRLDRILQLDEIQKDIDEVNIPKHFVDKCQGKYPPTPDDIKDKMSAAWGFDIYKPQELLVLRFEQYFYGNYIRGTERDEMFTKISQKKVETLVKYYTSAASIEQKNLLSIVQSRSDSDTYCKVDYRKDDNNIIMRLRAWGPNVEVILPWDLRQRMKKDMEATYKLYK; from the coding sequence ATGAAGAGAGAAGTTTTTAATTATCCTCCCACTGTGGAAGTCTTAAAGTTGCTAACGCCAGGATCTCTGAAACAAAACTTAGCGAAAGCAGTAAGACTATGGGTTATTTTACGTTCTCTGTATGGAGATGATGGTGATGAAGTTAAATTAGAATTAACAGAAGAGTTTACGTTTCTGGAATGGCGCGATTTATTTTTTTTAGATGCAAAAAAGCATCATTTACGCGATAAAGCCCCAAGTTTACATCACGAAGGGTGTCGCTGTACCACAAAATTAACTGACTGGTTATTCAACTCAAATTTGAGCATTGAAAAAAGTAAATGGCATTGCTCATTTAAGCAATATTATTATCTTCAAGATGATGAGTTAGATAAATTACTATTGACTGGAACGATTAATAATACTAAATGTAGTAAACAAAAAGACAAATCAGTTGATACTAATAATCAAATAAAATCTCACCATTTTTCTAAATCTTTATCTGAAGGGCGTTTATTTGCTGTAACCAGTCGCAACTTAAAAGACCATGACTTTCAATCATTAGTAAATTTCGGTTGGTTAAAAAAAGCAAGCGATCGCGGAAAAGAAACTCAAGATAAATATTTGAAAGTAGATGAATTTCCTCAGTTTATTTTAGCCACTTTGGAAGATGTAGAAACTTGCTTAGAGCAATTTACAAATGAAGAATTATCTGCTTTTAACAATTTCTTGTCACAACCTATTAATAACGTTCAAAGATTTTTTATTCATGCAGAATACATAGTTCATCCCCAGCTATATAATCGCGTAGAATCACTGCAAAAGAAGTTAAAAAAAATTTGGACGCAAGATAAAGTCCCGTTGATAAAATTGACCTATCAGAGTGCTAAACTATTTCAAGATACTGTTGATTGTATCGTTTATCCAGTTTGTATTTACTACTATCAACGCGCACCTTATCTATTTGCTTACGGTCAAACTCCCAAGCAGGATGAAAATAAACCTTGGAGTAAAATTGATTGGTACGATTATCGACTTGACCGTATTCTCCAATTAGATGAAATCCAAAAAGATATAGATGAAGTCAATATTCCTAAACACTTTGTAGATAAATGTCAGGGTAAATATCCACCGACTCCTGATGATATTAAAGATAAAATGTCAGCAGCTTGGGGATTTGATATTTACAAACCGCAGGAATTACTTGTGTTGAGGTTTGAACAATATTTTTATGGCAATTATATCCGAGGAACTGAGAGGGATGAAATGTTTACAAAAATCTCTCAAAAAAAAGTTGAAACACTCGTAAAATATTACACATCCGCAGCATCAATAGAACAAAAAAATTTGCTTTCAATAGTACAGTCTCGTTCAGATAGCGATACTTATTGCAAAGTCGATTATCGCAAAGATGATAATAACATCATCATGCGTTTGCGGGCTTGGGGACCAAATGTCGAGGTGATTTTACCTTGGGATTTACGACAACGCATGAAAAAAGATATGGAAGCTACTTACAAGCTTTATAAATAA
- a CDS encoding formylglycine-generating enzyme family protein, producing the protein MKQHRQSESAIATPTPTHRSAPSPGKPPDKEMVWIPGGTFTMGSDRHYPEEAPTQRVTVSGFWMDRHTVTNKQ; encoded by the coding sequence ATGAAACAGCATAGACAGAGTGAGTCAGCGATCGCCACACCAACTCCAACTCATCGTTCTGCCCCAAGTCCAGGAAAACCGCCTGACAAAGAGATGGTTTGGATTCCAGGCGGTACGTTTACAATGGGGTCGGATCGTCATTATCCAGAAGAAGCACCCACACAACGTGTTACGGTGAGTGGATTCTGGATGGATCGGCACACTGTAACAAACAAACAGTAA
- a CDS encoding carboxymuconolactone decarboxylase family protein produces the protein MTNLIEYEDSSDEVRAVYDDIRATRQTDYINNFWKALANHPPTLQRTWETLKEVMASPGEIDPLMRELIYIAVSVTNGCEYCIASHTAAARAKGMSDVMFGEVMAIIATANMTNRLANGYQIRVDEQFKT, from the coding sequence ATGACTAATCTGATAGAATACGAAGACAGTAGCGACGAAGTGCGTGCAGTGTACGACGATATCCGCGCTACACGCCAAACTGACTATATCAACAACTTTTGGAAAGCCTTAGCCAACCATCCCCCCACCCTGCAAAGAACCTGGGAGACGCTAAAGGAAGTAATGGCTAGTCCTGGGGAAATAGATCCACTGATGCGCGAATTAATTTACATTGCCGTCAGCGTCACGAATGGTTGTGAATACTGCATTGCCTCGCACACAGCAGCAGCGCGTGCGAAAGGAATGAGTGATGTCATGTTTGGCGAAGTCATGGCAATTATTGCCACCGCAAACATGACTAATCGCCTCGCCAACGGCTATCAGATTCGAGTGGACGAGCAATTTAAAACTTAA